One genomic segment of Bradyrhizobium prioriisuperbiae includes these proteins:
- a CDS encoding flavin reductase family protein: protein MPSRKAIIFAVHILAEDQIEISNYFAKSRDNKFDGIDHGLGIADLPIIGGCAAYLECSKVAEYPGGDHIVFLGKVERFYRFPKCPLAFYCGKYAVASPHDGVPISPGGRAQQENCSIERPDDPLSASSHNGLGTPHGEESQTALAARLKTD, encoded by the coding sequence ATGCCTTCAAGGAAAGCGATCATTTTTGCTGTTCACATCCTAGCCGAGGATCAGATCGAGATTTCCAACTATTTTGCAAAATCGCGGGACAACAAGTTCGATGGAATTGACCACGGCTTGGGGATTGCCGATCTGCCCATCATTGGTGGATGCGCGGCATATCTCGAATGTAGCAAGGTCGCCGAATATCCCGGTGGGGATCACATCGTGTTCCTCGGCAAAGTGGAGCGCTTCTATCGTTTTCCGAAGTGCCCCCTGGCATTTTACTGTGGCAAGTATGCGGTGGCGTCACCGCACGATGGCGTCCCAATCTCGCCCGGAGGCCGCGCGCAGCAGGAGAATTGCTCGATTGAACGGCCCGACGATCCTTTGAGCGCATCATCTCACAATGGGCTCGGTACGCCGCATGGTGAAGAGAGCCAAACGGCTTTGGCCGCCCGGCTTAAGACCGATTGA
- a CDS encoding 2-methylaconitate cis-trans isomerase PrpF family protein: MPQNKLRATFMRGGTSKAVVFNRQDLPADPAQWDPIFLSVMGSPDPNGRQLDGMGGGLSSLSKVCVVGAPTRPDADIDYTFAQISVKSAAVDYSANCGNMSSAMGPFAVSEGLVKAPANGEAVVRIHNTNTGKIIVSRFPMSDGEVETDGEMTIDGVGGQGAPVRLEFADPGGTRTGRLLPTGHAFDHFDIPGLGTIEASLVDAANPCVFIAANSVGKDGSEMPEALESDPVFLERMEAIRCAASVAMGLALNITEAAKIPSVPKVAMIVAPRQMATLSGRRLEPSDISLGIRMISIGQPHRAVPITGATCLAIAVRIKGTLANRMARAGDGPITIAHPSGTTVVDAAVEHADDPAKARAVHGAVYRTARRLFEGSVFYRTAKATAQARRSA; the protein is encoded by the coding sequence ATGCCGCAGAACAAGCTCAGAGCCACTTTCATGCGCGGCGGCACGTCGAAAGCCGTCGTATTCAACAGACAGGACCTGCCGGCAGATCCCGCACAATGGGACCCCATCTTCCTATCCGTGATGGGCTCGCCCGATCCCAATGGCCGCCAACTGGACGGAATGGGCGGCGGGCTGTCGTCTCTATCGAAGGTCTGCGTGGTCGGCGCGCCGACGCGGCCGGATGCAGACATCGACTACACGTTCGCGCAGATCTCTGTGAAGAGCGCCGCAGTCGACTACAGCGCAAATTGCGGCAACATGTCTTCGGCGATGGGCCCGTTCGCCGTCAGCGAAGGCCTGGTGAAGGCGCCTGCGAACGGCGAAGCCGTCGTGCGCATCCACAATACCAATACCGGCAAGATCATCGTGTCTCGCTTCCCCATGAGCGATGGGGAAGTCGAGACCGATGGCGAGATGACGATCGATGGCGTCGGCGGACAGGGAGCGCCCGTTCGGCTTGAATTCGCCGATCCCGGCGGCACCAGAACCGGACGCCTGCTCCCGACCGGACACGCATTCGATCATTTCGATATCCCCGGCCTTGGCACGATCGAGGCCTCGCTCGTCGATGCCGCCAACCCTTGCGTCTTCATCGCGGCCAATTCGGTCGGCAAGGACGGCAGCGAGATGCCCGAGGCGCTGGAGAGCGATCCGGTATTCCTCGAGCGGATGGAAGCGATTCGCTGCGCGGCCTCGGTGGCGATGGGCCTTGCGCTAAATATAACGGAAGCAGCCAAGATCCCGAGCGTGCCCAAAGTCGCGATGATCGTGGCGCCGCGCCAGATGGCGACGTTGTCGGGGCGACGGCTGGAGCCTTCGGACATATCGCTGGGCATCCGGATGATTTCGATCGGTCAGCCGCACCGTGCGGTCCCGATCACCGGCGCCACCTGCCTGGCCATCGCGGTGCGCATCAAGGGCACGCTCGCGAACCGGATGGCTCGCGCCGGTGATGGCCCGATCACCATCGCCCACCCCTCCGGCACGACCGTGGTCGATGCAGCCGTCGAACATGCCGATGATCCCGCAAAGGCGCGCGCCGTTCATGGCGCGGTGTACCGCACCGCCAGACGGCTGTTCGAGGGAAGCGTGTTCTATCGTACTGCCAAAGCGACCGCGCAAGCGCGGCGCAGCGCGTAA
- a CDS encoding flavin reductase family protein, with product MTTRDPSGIGHGVTANSFSSVSLDPALVLWSQSMTSRSHNAFKESDHFCCSHPSRGSDRDFQLFCKIAGQQVRWN from the coding sequence GTGACGACGCGCGACCCGAGCGGAATTGGGCACGGAGTTACCGCGAACTCGTTCAGCTCTGTTTCCCTCGACCCTGCGCTCGTGCTCTGGAGCCAGTCGATGACATCACGCAGCCACAATGCCTTCAAGGAAAGCGATCATTTTTGCTGTTCACATCCTAGCCGAGGATCAGATCGAGATTTCCAACTATTTTGCAAAATCGCGGGACAACAAGTTCGATGGAATTGA
- a CDS encoding AMP-binding protein produces the protein MAVGAEKMSGPDKTRTAAIFDGSWDVHDVLRSTATLLALGEGIETPAEFQDAGPHSVFMDVYQGFTKFHMREFGTTVRQLATVSSKNHVHSVDNLRSQYRQAYSVDEVLAARMIAWPLTLPMCSPVSDGAAAAIVCSPAALAKLHQSRVVQVRASVLAAGGVLLWAGNSPEYIEVMFAAWFAGAVIVPVNFALHPREVASIAEDCRAKVCFATLEKIGELQEFMSSEKRCTLPMDETALKTLRGEDRGVVDVEFSDVAWIFYTSGTTGRPKGAMLSHQNLLAMTFAFLADVDALSPHDCLFHLAPPQSHAGGLLMLRIS, from the coding sequence TTGGCCGTCGGCGCCGAGAAGATGTCGGGGCCGGACAAGACGCGCACTGCGGCGATCTTCGACGGTTCGTGGGACGTCCATGACGTCTTGCGCTCGACCGCAACGCTGCTTGCCCTCGGCGAGGGGATCGAGACGCCAGCTGAATTTCAAGACGCCGGCCCGCACAGCGTCTTCATGGATGTCTATCAGGGCTTCACCAAATTCCACATGCGCGAGTTTGGAACGACGGTCAGGCAACTCGCGACCGTCTCGTCGAAGAATCATGTTCATTCCGTCGACAATCTCCGCTCGCAATATCGGCAAGCCTACTCGGTCGACGAGGTGCTCGCGGCGCGGATGATCGCCTGGCCGCTGACACTGCCGATGTGTTCGCCAGTCAGCGACGGTGCGGCGGCGGCGATCGTGTGTTCGCCGGCTGCGTTGGCGAAGCTCCATCAGAGTCGAGTGGTGCAGGTGCGCGCTTCCGTGCTCGCGGCGGGTGGAGTCCTTCTCTGGGCGGGCAATAGTCCCGAGTATATCGAGGTGATGTTCGCCGCCTGGTTCGCCGGCGCGGTGATCGTTCCCGTCAACTTCGCGCTCCATCCGCGAGAGGTGGCTTCCATCGCTGAAGATTGCCGCGCCAAGGTCTGTTTCGCGACGCTCGAAAAGATCGGCGAGTTGCAAGAATTCATGTCCTCGGAGAAACGCTGCACTCTGCCCATGGATGAAACCGCGCTGAAGACGTTGCGGGGAGAGGACCGCGGCGTTGTTGATGTGGAGTTCTCGGACGTCGCATGGATCTTCTATACCAGCGGGACGACTGGGCGACCGAAAGGCGCAATGCTGAGCCACCAGAACCTGCTGGCGATGACTTTTGCCTTCCTAGCCGATGTGGACGCCCTGTCGCCGCATGACTGCCTATTCCATCTCGCGCCGCCCCAGTCGCACGCGGGAGGGCTGTTGATGCTGCGCATATCATGA
- a CDS encoding AMP-binding protein, producing MKGTRNVIPDPAGFDPEEVCRLTRIFGSVSSFMSPTMLARFVSAPSLDSDVIAETRTIPCGGAPIYAEDMKRALKVLGPKVWNDYGQGESPCTISGLPKTWLADPSHPDFERRLASVGVARSGVEIAVRARDGSLSRTGEGEVAVPGPVVMSGYWGDEPATRGARMVDDRRPRLD from the coding sequence ATGAAGGGCACGCGAAATGTTATCCCTGATCCTGCGGGTTTCGATCCGGAAGAGGTGTGCCGCCTCACGAGAATATTCGGTTCGGTCAGCAGCTTCATGTCGCCGACTATGCTTGCACGGTTCGTCTCGGCGCCGTCTCTCGACAGCGATGTGATCGCAGAAACACGAACCATTCCTTGCGGTGGAGCGCCGATATACGCGGAAGACATGAAGCGTGCGCTGAAGGTGCTGGGTCCGAAGGTTTGGAATGACTATGGGCAAGGCGAATCGCCGTGCACGATCTCGGGGCTCCCCAAAACCTGGTTGGCCGATCCATCGCATCCTGATTTCGAGCGACGTCTTGCTTCCGTCGGGGTCGCAAGAAGTGGCGTCGAGATCGCAGTACGAGCCCGGGATGGATCCTTGAGCCGAACGGGCGAGGGCGAAGTTGCCGTTCCCGGACCGGTGGTGATGAGTGGATATTGGGGCGACGAACCTGCGACGCGTGGGGCAAGGATGGTTGATGACCGGCGACCTCGGCTTGATTGA
- a CDS encoding AMP-binding enzyme yields MTGDLGLIESDGLLTLKGRAKELIISGGSNIYPREVEEILLRHPGVAEVAVVGTPDPVWGENVVAFVVARNGSELSPSKLDELCLSQIARFKRP; encoded by the coding sequence ATGACCGGCGACCTCGGCTTGATTGAGAGCGATGGTTTGTTGACGCTGAAGGGGCGGGCCAAAGAGCTGATCATAAGCGGCGGCTCCAATATTTATCCTCGAGAGGTCGAGGAAATATTGTTGAGACATCCAGGTGTGGCGGAAGTCGCGGTCGTCGGCACTCCGGATCCAGTATGGGGCGAGAACGTCGTAGCCTTCGTCGTGGCGCGCAATGGCAGCGAATTGTCGCCGTCCAAGTTGGACGAATTGTGCCTTTCGCAAATCGCGCGCTTCAAGCGCCCGTAG
- the tcuA gene encoding FAD-dependent tricarballylate dehydrogenase TcuA → MHEEFDVIVVGAGNAALAAAVSAKENGADRVVVLEKAPREMRGGNTHWSGGVLRFAYDEPREIGALLPGIEDEFENFYDGISPYTQEDFHGDLMRVTNGRTDPILSRLLVSNSQATVRWMKDTGAIKMEPAISLSAVKKDNVMVWARGLVVRAAHEGVGLSRSWFSTCERMGIEVRYGSAVAELLQDENGSVVGVKTKDDDGVRTLGAKAVVLGCGGFEANVQMRTQHIGPLVGAAKVRGTPHNQGDGLRMALAIGAMPWGQWSGCHATPISADWGDFAPREMTDRSNRLSYVHSVMINRKGKRFVDEGEDGALFTYAKFGRAILAEPGAKAYQLFDSKVIHLLEPRYSTSDPIKANSLEDLIAQLDIDDKQQALKTVLNYNDHARSADEGFDPTKKDGLSTNGLDLEKTNWALRLDKPPYYAYSATGGITFTFGGLKINENAEVIGTDWRPIKGLYCCGELVGGLFYDNYPAGTGLVSGATFGRIAGRNAAHQQSVAPTAAVAAR, encoded by the coding sequence ATGCACGAAGAGTTCGATGTGATCGTCGTTGGCGCGGGAAACGCCGCTCTGGCTGCGGCAGTCTCAGCGAAAGAAAACGGCGCAGACCGTGTCGTCGTTCTCGAGAAGGCTCCCCGCGAAATGCGAGGCGGAAACACGCACTGGAGCGGCGGTGTTCTGCGCTTCGCCTATGACGAGCCGCGCGAGATCGGCGCTCTGTTGCCGGGCATCGAAGACGAATTCGAAAACTTCTACGACGGCATCTCTCCCTACACGCAGGAAGATTTTCACGGCGATCTCATGCGCGTCACGAACGGACGCACGGATCCGATTCTGTCTCGTCTTCTCGTGTCGAACTCGCAGGCCACCGTTCGCTGGATGAAGGACACCGGCGCCATCAAGATGGAGCCGGCGATCAGCCTTTCCGCCGTCAAGAAAGACAACGTCATGGTCTGGGCGCGCGGCCTAGTCGTGCGTGCGGCGCACGAGGGCGTCGGCCTCTCGCGCAGCTGGTTTTCGACCTGCGAGCGCATGGGCATCGAGGTGCGGTACGGCAGTGCCGTCGCGGAGCTGCTTCAGGACGAGAACGGTAGTGTTGTCGGCGTCAAGACCAAGGACGACGATGGGGTTCGCACGCTCGGTGCGAAGGCCGTCGTGCTCGGCTGCGGTGGTTTTGAAGCAAACGTCCAGATGCGCACGCAGCACATCGGTCCGCTGGTCGGCGCCGCAAAAGTTCGCGGGACGCCTCACAATCAGGGCGACGGTCTGCGCATGGCGCTCGCCATCGGCGCGATGCCGTGGGGGCAGTGGAGCGGCTGCCATGCAACGCCGATCAGCGCGGACTGGGGCGACTTCGCGCCCCGCGAGATGACCGACCGCAGCAATCGCCTGTCCTACGTCCATTCGGTGATGATCAATCGCAAGGGCAAACGCTTCGTCGACGAAGGCGAAGACGGCGCGCTCTTTACCTACGCCAAATTCGGCCGCGCCATTCTGGCCGAGCCGGGCGCCAAGGCCTACCAGCTGTTCGATAGCAAGGTGATCCATTTGCTCGAGCCGCGCTATTCGACCAGCGACCCGATCAAGGCCAATTCGCTTGAAGATCTGATTGCGCAACTCGATATCGACGACAAGCAGCAGGCGCTCAAGACCGTCCTCAATTACAACGACCACGCGCGATCGGCCGACGAAGGATTCGATCCCACGAAAAAGGACGGCCTCTCCACCAATGGGCTCGATCTCGAAAAGACCAACTGGGCGCTGCGGCTCGACAAGCCGCCTTATTATGCCTACAGCGCGACGGGCGGAATCACCTTCACGTTCGGCGGCCTGAAGATCAACGAGAATGCCGAGGTGATCGGCACGGATTGGCGTCCGATCAAGGGCCTGTACTGCTGCGGCGAGCTCGTCGGCGGTCTGTTCTACGACAACTATCCTGCGGGCACCGGCCTCGTCTCCGGCGCGACATTCGGCAGGATCGCGGGCCGCAACGCCGCACACCAGCAGAGCGTCGCGCCAACTGCTGCGGTGGCGGCGCGATGA
- a CDS encoding IclR family transcriptional regulator domain-containing protein, giving the protein MPRCPEQSGSCSSASRILRRRAEHIVHFARPNIPFYDEQVIDLYHRILRAVSRTTTEIPKIMEHVKRARQTGYATSLEQVYVGELAIAAALKDREGRAFGAVHVAGSLGEWQLDDFERRVAPLVVAAAAAISFA; this is encoded by the coding sequence ATGCCACGCTGCCCCGAACAATCCGGTTCTTGTTCGTCAGCAAGTCGTATCCTGCGGCGACGGGCAGAGCATATTGTCCATTTTGCTCGCCCTAATATCCCATTCTACGACGAGCAGGTAATTGACCTGTACCATCGGATTTTGCGCGCAGTATCGCGGACAACGACGGAAATTCCCAAAATTATGGAGCACGTGAAGCGCGCGCGACAAACGGGATACGCTACCTCACTCGAGCAAGTCTACGTGGGGGAGTTAGCAATTGCCGCGGCTCTAAAGGACAGGGAGGGACGAGCGTTCGGCGCCGTACATGTCGCCGGCTCCTTGGGTGAGTGGCAGCTCGACGACTTCGAGCGCCGGGTCGCGCCGCTGGTGGTGGCAGCGGCAGCCGCCATTAGCTTCGCGTAG
- a CDS encoding MarR family winged helix-turn-helix transcriptional regulator gives MPKRSPSRLLNVDSYVPFFLVVISNKLSRGASRLYLQRFGVGVVEWRIMVMLAIYPGSTAKRVCEVIGLDKAPASRTLHTLHGRGLVQNTGVNGRTWSLSPSGKHLHDKILVVALQREASLLIDFTPGEKEQLLVFLRRMMARLPELNQGVSEED, from the coding sequence ATGCCAAAGAGATCACCTTCCCGTCTTCTAAACGTCGATTCCTATGTTCCTTTCTTTCTCGTTGTCATATCGAATAAATTGTCTCGAGGCGCTTCGCGTCTTTATCTCCAAAGATTTGGTGTAGGTGTCGTTGAGTGGCGCATCATGGTGATGCTCGCGATCTACCCCGGTTCGACCGCCAAAAGGGTTTGCGAAGTGATAGGTTTGGACAAGGCCCCCGCCAGCCGTACGCTGCATACACTGCACGGTCGTGGTCTCGTGCAGAACACAGGCGTAAATGGCCGGACTTGGTCGCTCAGCCCATCCGGCAAGCACTTGCACGATAAGATTCTTGTCGTCGCGCTGCAAAGAGAGGCTTCCCTCCTAATCGACTTCACACCGGGCGAAAAAGAACAGCTTCTCGTCTTCCTTCGCCGCATGATGGCTCGCCTTCCGGAATTAAATCAGGGCGTCTCCGAGGAGGACTAA
- a CDS encoding GntR family transcriptional regulator: MTDEMLLPDRTKFASAADYAYAALRREIVEGRFAPGRRMREVELAEHLGISRTPTRQALTRLELEGLLDLRPRTGLVVSVLDMDAVEELYEMRAALEGTAAALASKHASPKDLAALARLVAEGEKLGREPFNLYRHNRELHDAIQMAAHNRYLEKSLSALQDAIALLGPTTLAEKGRFAVAQAEHAAIVQAIAHREGEKAERLARAHVLSALETRRAILAKERELETRGEQGGA; the protein is encoded by the coding sequence ATGACCGACGAGATGCTGTTGCCGGACCGCACGAAGTTCGCATCTGCTGCCGACTACGCTTACGCGGCACTGCGGCGTGAGATCGTCGAAGGGCGCTTTGCTCCAGGTCGGCGCATGCGCGAAGTCGAACTGGCGGAACATCTCGGCATCAGCCGAACGCCGACGCGTCAGGCGTTGACGCGGCTCGAGCTCGAGGGCTTGCTCGATCTTCGCCCGAGAACCGGGCTTGTCGTTTCCGTTCTCGACATGGATGCGGTCGAAGAACTCTACGAAATGCGCGCGGCGCTCGAAGGCACCGCAGCCGCATTGGCCTCGAAGCATGCAAGTCCGAAAGATCTTGCAGCGCTCGCCCGGCTCGTCGCCGAAGGCGAAAAGCTCGGCCGCGAGCCCTTCAATCTTTATCGGCACAACAGAGAACTGCACGACGCGATTCAAATGGCCGCCCACAACCGCTATCTCGAAAAGAGCTTGTCCGCGCTTCAAGATGCGATCGCGCTTCTGGGGCCGACGACATTGGCCGAGAAGGGCCGCTTTGCTGTCGCCCAGGCGGAGCATGCCGCCATCGTGCAGGCCATTGCGCATAGAGAAGGCGAGAAGGCCGAGCGCCTGGCGCGAGCGCACGTTCTGAGCGCGCTCGAGACCCGTCGGGCGATCCTGGCGAAAGAGCGCGAGTTGGAGACACGTGGCGAGCAGGGCGGCGCCTGA
- the prpB gene encoding methylisocitrate lyase, giving the protein MTYLVAADLPRESAGRRFRDLLKRPGILQLPGAHNGMAALQAKAAGFDALYLSGAAMTASMGLPDLGIIAVDEVAFFVRQIVRAAGLPLLVDADTGYGEALNVMHATRVFEDSGAGALHLEDQILPKKCGHLNDKRLADAHDMAAKVSAASKARRDLVIIARTDAAASEGLDGAVARARLYMEAGADAIFPEALNTAEMFRAFAERMPGVPLLANMTEFGRTPFFTAAEFEAMGYAMVIWPVSSLRMANKAQADLYAAISRDGGTHGVVERMQTRAELYAAIGLHDYEALDSSIVQTIVPAGMPQRK; this is encoded by the coding sequence ATGACTTATCTCGTTGCCGCCGATCTTCCCCGAGAATCCGCCGGCCGCCGCTTCCGCGACCTCTTGAAGCGGCCCGGCATCCTGCAACTGCCGGGCGCTCACAACGGCATGGCGGCGCTGCAGGCCAAGGCGGCCGGTTTCGATGCGCTTTATCTTTCGGGCGCAGCCATGACGGCGTCGATGGGCCTGCCCGATCTCGGCATCATCGCCGTGGATGAGGTCGCCTTTTTCGTCCGCCAGATCGTCCGCGCGGCAGGGTTGCCCCTCCTCGTCGACGCCGACACGGGCTACGGCGAGGCGTTGAACGTGATGCACGCGACCCGCGTCTTCGAGGATTCCGGTGCGGGCGCGCTTCACCTCGAAGACCAGATCCTGCCCAAGAAGTGCGGCCATCTGAACGACAAGAGGCTCGCCGATGCGCATGACATGGCGGCGAAGGTCTCGGCTGCATCGAAAGCGCGGCGCGACCTCGTGATCATCGCCAGGACCGACGCCGCAGCAAGCGAGGGCCTCGACGGCGCGGTTGCCCGCGCAAGGCTCTACATGGAGGCAGGTGCCGACGCGATCTTTCCGGAAGCGCTCAACACGGCCGAGATGTTCCGCGCCTTTGCCGAGCGCATGCCGGGCGTGCCCCTGCTCGCGAACATGACGGAATTTGGAAGGACGCCGTTCTTCACGGCCGCAGAGTTCGAGGCCATGGGCTACGCGATGGTCATCTGGCCGGTTTCTTCCCTCCGAATGGCGAACAAGGCCCAGGCAGATCTTTACGCGGCGATTTCGCGCGACGGCGGCACGCATGGGGTCGTCGAGCGGATGCAGACGCGGGCGGAACTCTACGCAGCAATCGGCCTGCACGACTACGAAGCTCTCGATTCGTCCATCGTTCAAACAATCGTTCCGGCCGGCATGCCTCAACGCAAGTGA
- a CDS encoding molybdopterin-binding protein has product MTGLTRRRFLMGSTCAASALALSSCDVPGQNAELGAVLRSAEKLTMKAQRLLVSRGALAREFAEADISPSFRVNGTNKPDGDEYAQLVEGKFASWRLKIDGLVERPQEISLADIKKLPARTQITRHDCVEGWSAIGKWTGVPLGILLKSVGLKPSARFAVFYCADELERTLDGSGRYYESIDLIDAFHPQTILAYAMNDRGLSVGHGAPLRLRVERQLGYKQAKYIMRIEIVANFAGLWGGNGGYWEDRGYEWYAGI; this is encoded by the coding sequence ATGACCGGTCTTACTCGCCGTCGTTTCCTGATGGGTAGTACCTGTGCCGCAAGCGCGCTCGCGCTGTCTAGCTGCGATGTACCGGGGCAAAATGCCGAATTGGGAGCAGTCCTTCGCTCAGCCGAGAAGCTGACGATGAAAGCCCAAAGGCTGCTTGTAAGTCGCGGCGCGCTCGCGCGCGAGTTTGCCGAAGCGGACATCTCGCCATCATTCCGGGTGAACGGGACGAACAAGCCGGACGGCGACGAATATGCCCAGCTCGTCGAAGGCAAGTTCGCAAGCTGGCGATTGAAGATCGATGGCCTCGTCGAGCGGCCGCAGGAGATTTCGCTCGCAGACATCAAGAAGCTCCCGGCCCGCACCCAGATTACCCGCCATGATTGCGTCGAAGGCTGGAGTGCCATCGGCAAGTGGACAGGCGTTCCGCTTGGAATCCTGCTGAAGTCTGTCGGGCTGAAGCCCTCGGCGCGATTTGCTGTCTTCTACTGTGCCGACGAACTGGAGAGGACGCTCGATGGAAGTGGACGCTACTATGAAAGCATCGATCTCATCGACGCTTTCCATCCGCAGACGATCCTCGCTTATGCTATGAACGACCGGGGCCTTAGTGTCGGCCACGGCGCTCCACTGCGCCTTAGGGTTGAACGGCAGCTTGGCTACAAGCAGGCAAAGTACATCATGCGCATTGAGATAGTCGCTAATTTCGCAGGGTTGTGGGGCGGCAACGGCGGTTATTGGGAAGACCGGGGATACGAATGGTACGCCGGAATTTGA
- a CDS encoding SCO family protein codes for MTAGGAPTEPRWTLTDHHGRRVTERDFRGWYELVFFGFTHCRVVCPRALSKLTAVLDDIGELAERIQPLYISVDPKRDTPDVMRAFLEQNYPHFLGLTGSVEETEVARSAFRVFAGRREDPDDPDGYAVPHSALTYLIDPDGRYVTHFPDVAEADRIADSLKKLLC; via the coding sequence ATGACCGCTGGCGGGGCACCGACCGAACCTCGGTGGACGCTCACTGACCATCACGGTCGTCGCGTCACTGAGCGGGATTTCAGGGGCTGGTACGAGTTGGTCTTCTTCGGCTTCACCCACTGCCGAGTGGTGTGCCCTCGCGCACTGAGCAAGCTCACCGCTGTCCTGGACGACATCGGCGAGCTCGCCGAACGAATTCAGCCGCTGTACATCTCGGTCGATCCAAAGCGCGACACGCCTGACGTCATGCGCGCGTTCCTCGAACAGAATTATCCCCACTTCCTCGGGTTGACCGGAAGCGTCGAAGAGACCGAAGTTGCCCGCAGCGCCTTCCGGGTTTTCGCTGGCCGCCGCGAAGACCCCGACGACCCGGACGGGTACGCCGTGCCGCACTCAGCTCTGACCTATCTGATTGACCCTGACGGACGCTACGTAACGCATTTCCCCGATGTGGCCGAAGCCGATCGCATCGCCGACAGCCTTAAGAAGCTCCTCTGCTGA
- a CDS encoding nitroreductase, whose amino-acid sequence MQRSQKLDPDAVEYAITSRRSIRAFLPEPVSRDTIEHLLRVASRTPSGSNMQSWRVHVLLGMALAELTRELSASHRAGEPPRSEYHYYPTDWRSPYIERRRKAGWDLYTLAGIERGDRVSSERQRGRNYNFFGAPVGLIFVIDKYLERGSWLDFGMFLQNIMVAARGRDTCAQAALANFPAITRRHLAIPDDQMIICGMALGRGDPDDATNRLITGRRGLGRRRREDVGAGQDAHCGDLRRFVGRP is encoded by the coding sequence ATGCAGCGCTCTCAAAAACTCGATCCGGATGCCGTAGAGTACGCAATCACGTCTCGTCGCAGCATCCGAGCCTTCCTGCCGGAGCCCGTGTCGCGCGATACGATAGAACACCTGTTGAGAGTTGCAAGCCGAACCCCGAGCGGCAGCAACATGCAGTCTTGGCGCGTCCATGTACTACTCGGCATGGCGCTTGCGGAGTTGACCCGAGAACTATCGGCTTCACATCGGGCCGGAGAGCCGCCACGGAGCGAATACCACTATTATCCGACTGACTGGCGGTCGCCTTATATCGAACGTCGTCGGAAAGCCGGGTGGGATCTTTACACGCTCGCCGGAATTGAGCGTGGCGATCGCGTGTCTAGCGAAAGACAACGAGGCCGCAACTACAACTTCTTTGGCGCTCCAGTCGGTCTGATATTCGTGATTGACAAATACCTTGAGCGCGGAAGTTGGCTCGATTTCGGGATGTTTCTTCAGAATATTATGGTCGCGGCCCGTGGTCGCGACACCTGTGCTCAAGCGGCGCTTGCCAATTTTCCAGCCATCACTCGACGCCATCTGGCCATACCCGACGACCAGATGATCATATGCGGTATGGCTTTGGGCCGTGGTGATCCAGATGATGCGACCAACAGGTTGATCACCGGCCGACGTGGCCTTGGCCGTCGGCGCCGAGAAGATGTCGGGGCCGGACAAGACGCGCACTGCGGCGATCTTCGACGGTTCGTGGGACGTCCATGA